Part of the Pseudodesulfovibrio mercurii genome is shown below.
GAACGCCTCCAGAGCGCACTGAACCAGAACGCCCTGGGCAAGCTGACCCGCACCCAGCAGGACCACCTGCCCATCGCCTTCGACCCCAACGGGTTCAAGGGCGACGGAATCCAGGACCTCCAGGCGCGGGAGGTATACGGCCAGGACGAGGTCAACCTGGACAAGGAAATGGCCACCAACGCCAAGAACACCATGATGTACAACGCCCTGGCCTCGGTCATCAAAAAGAGTTTCGACGGCATGGGCAAGGTCATCCAGGAAGGGAGCAAGTAAATGGACTTCATGACGGCACTCGACATCAGCGCGTCCGGGCTCACGGCCCAGCGGGCGCAGCTCAACGTCATTTCCATGAACATGGCCAACATGCGCACCACCGAAACGGCGGGGGGCGGTCCATACCAGCGCAAGACGGTCTCCTTCGAGGCCACGCCGGTCTACTCGCCCTTCGACCAGGCCATGCAGGACCAGCTCAACCGCAACCTGGAGGGGGTCAAGGTCACCGGCGTGCTCGCCGACAACCGCCCGTTCAAGCAGGTCTACGAGCCGAACCACCCGGACGCCAACGACCAGGGCTACGTGTTCTACCCGGACATCAACGTGGTCGAGGAGATGGCCAACATGATGCAGGCCATGCGCGGCTACGAGGCCAACGTCCAGACCGTCCAGGCGGTCAAGAACATGTTCCAGAAAGCCCTGACCATAGGCAGCTAGGGCAAGGAGGTACGGTAGATGGTCGTCAAAAGCGTCGCCCTCAACGCCTATCAGAACGCCATGGATATCCGCCGCCGCACGGTGGACTCCACGGTTTCCCAGAGCCTGAGAAAACCCCAGGAACCCGTCCGCAGCTTCAGCGATACCCTCAAGTCCTCCCTGGTCAAGGTCAACGACCTTCAGGAGACCAAGGAGACCATGATCGAGGAGTTCGCCTCGGGCAAGACCCAGAACGTGCATGAACTGATGATCTCCATGCAGAAGGCGGGCATGGCCATGCAGATGACCGGCGCCGTCCGTTCCAAGATCATGAACGCGTACAAGGAAATCATGCAGATGTCCTTCTAGGGCGCTGCCGCCAACGCTAGCCGGAGAAAGAGAAGATGCCCCCGTTCGTCGCCGAATACTGGTCCAAGATGCAGGGAATCTGGGCCGACCGCACCGTGTCCCAACGCATCCTCATCGGCGGTCTGACCGCCGCCGTGGTCATCTCCTTTGCGCTGATGATCTACTGGATGAACAAGCCCGACTACCGGGTCCTGATGACCAACCTCTACCCGGAGGACGCCTCCAGGGTGGTGGGCATGCTCCAGGCCCAGAAGGAGGACTACAAGCTCGAAAACAACGGCACGACCATCATGGTCCCGGCGGACCGGGTCTACGAGCTGCGCCTCAAGGTGGCTGGCGAGGGCAACCTGCACGGCCAGGGCATCGGCTTCGAGATCTTCGACGAGGTCCAGATCGGCCAGACCGACTTCGTCCAGCACGTCAACTACCAGCGGGCCCTCCAGGGCGAGTTGGCCCGGACCATCACCGAATTTCCCATCGTGGACAAGGCCAGGGTCCACCTGGTCATCCCGCAGAAATCCCTGTTCATCGAGGATCAGGTGGCGCCGTCCGCGTCCATCGTCCTCCAGCTCAAGGGCGAGGGCAAACTCGAACCCGACGAGATCAAGGGCATCGTCAACCTGGTGTCC
Proteins encoded:
- the flgB gene encoding flagellar basal body rod protein FlgB; translation: MRGLFEHNLNVTAKVMDLRLERQNIVTGNIANVNTPGYKARRLEFEERLQSALNQNALGKLTRTQQDHLPIAFDPNGFKGDGIQDLQAREVYGQDEVNLDKEMATNAKNTMMYNALASVIKKSFDGMGKVIQEGSK
- the flgC gene encoding flagellar basal body rod protein FlgC codes for the protein MDFMTALDISASGLTAQRAQLNVISMNMANMRTTETAGGGPYQRKTVSFEATPVYSPFDQAMQDQLNRNLEGVKVTGVLADNRPFKQVYEPNHPDANDQGYVFYPDINVVEEMANMMQAMRGYEANVQTVQAVKNMFQKALTIGS
- the fliE gene encoding flagellar hook-basal body complex protein FliE, giving the protein MVVKSVALNAYQNAMDIRRRTVDSTVSQSLRKPQEPVRSFSDTLKSSLVKVNDLQETKETMIEEFASGKTQNVHELMISMQKAGMAMQMTGAVRSKIMNAYKEIMQMSF